The following is a genomic window from Spirosoma foliorum.
CCACGCCTGCTTCCTTGTGGCGGGGTCCTGACCCATGCCGTAGCCTATGGACTATTTGTCTGGGTGATTATGAACTTGATAGTGCTACCGCTGTCCAAGGCTGAACCTAGACCGTTTGTGCCCTTAATGGCTCTCGTTAATATTGTCATACTGATTCTGGCTATCGGCTTACCCTGTGCTTACGCGGCTAAAAATTATCCGTTGCCATCATTCGGATTTTAAGTGGTCTCGCAAAAGGCTCTATTCGTGCGATGGCTATTTATACTGCTTTAGGCAAATGACTAGCTATCTACATTTTTGCCGGACAGCCGCCATGGTTATTACTTTCGACAATTGGTAATGCCAGTGCATCGTGTTTTGGGAATCCATAAAAGCAAACTCAAAGGTTTGGTTATCTAGTAATATGGTTGGGTGTAGAGCCAAAGTAAAAGCCCAGCTAATAGCCAGACCTCTACTTTGATAAGTACGAATTCTATTAATACTCCTATTAGCTCTAGACCTCCTCTATCTCCTTCTGATAAATAGCTAAATAGGTAGTAGTTGGAGTTCCGATGCCAAGACAGCCAGGCTGTGTTACATGAAAAACAGAATGAAATTTAAAGCCTTCTTTAGCACGGCTGTTAAATAGTTCAGTTAGTCGAGGTAGGTCACTATTCTTGAATTGTGAGCCTATCGGCTCAACATGATACACTGTCATTTGATATAGAAGGTTAAAATGGTTGAACGGGGATTAGGGCAGATCGATGCCACCATTACTGGGCCGACATCGATGTAATCGCTTTGTGGTAAAAGCTACTCCTTTCAAGAATCCGTGCTTTCTGAAAGCCAATTCTGAGTAGCGTGAGCAGCTTGGCTCATAGACACATCGCTGCCCAAGTTTGGGGGAAAGCTTTAGCCGATACCACTTTAACAGTCGAATGCACAACTTGAGCCAATAAGGTTTGATGGGCAGACTAAGTGCATCTACTTCGATATCCAGTGGAGTAGTACCAGTAAGTGCACGTAAAACGGTAGCCTGTAATGCAGGGTCTAGATTTAGATGGGCCTCAATACCGTTGACTTTTACGGTTCGACTGACTTCTTTCATGGGGTGGTATGGGATGTGGACTTTTAGGCAAAGGCCAATGTTCGGTACCACTACTCAAATTGTGCGATATCACTAACCCCCTAGTTCCTGTATTCGCTTATCAAGCGCTTGGATCATCTCATTTTTGAACTCCCTTAACTGTTCAACAGTCGTTAGGTCAACAGATTGGCGCTTGTCTCTCAAAGGCTCTCCTTCTCCTCGTAGTAGATACTCAGCAGAAATACGGGGTTCAGCTGCACACATTCGTTCTATAAGTCCGAATATGGGCTGATTTCGTCCACTCAGTATATTAAATAGAGAAGTTCGGCTGAAATCATGGTCTTTCGCAAACTTATGAGCTGAAGTATCTAAAGCATCAAAAATAGTCTTGACTCGTTCGGAAAGAGGTAGCATGATTAGTCCGTTAGTTGGAATAGTCAAAGTTAAAGTATTTAACTCTTTAGCGCAATAAGTTAAATGTTAAATACAATAATAAGTTAAAAAGCTTGCAAATTGGTTAAAAGTATTGTACTTTTGGTATGATCTTGTAGCTCAGAAAAGGCGATATAGTACTGATGAGGTTGCCCGCTGGACAGTATGAGTTGGAAAAGTGCCTATTTAAAATGCAAAACCCCCTCGTTTGATCTTTCTGACGGAGCAACGAGGGGGCGGTGTGCAACATTTAACTGACTAAAATCAAATGAACACGGTACAAATGTACACGGGTAAGGGGAATAATGCACCCTATACTCCACCAACGGCCAAAAATGGTCCCCAAGCTCCTCCTACGCCGGATGATCGGCAGGAAATTATCTGGAAACCCTTTCCGGGCTTAGAGAACTTCTTTGAAGTATCCAATCTGGCTACGGTTCGCCACTGCAAAACGGGTACTTCCGTTCCTCTGATTACTACTCGTGATGGTCAGTTTATGAGCCTGTATCATCCTGTTACGGGTAAGTATGTGAGTCTGCAAATTCATCGGGCCGTTGCTACTGCCTTTCTACCTAACCCCAACAGTTACTCATGGGTAAGTCGCAAGGATGGCGATAAACGCCACAACGTAGTTACTAATCTTGAGTGGATTCCCAAAGGCAGCAAAAAGGGAAAGGAGGTGTGCCGTGGATAATTTAAGCCTCGTCTCCAAGCCCTCCAGCTGCGATTGGCATCTTCAACTACGGTTGCCTGCCATGCAGTCTCCCTTTCAGGCCGCTTTACTGTTTACTATTCACAAGGCAAATAATAAGCCTGGCCATGATGCCTACGTCTGCTATCTAAAGCAACAACGGGTAGTTCATGTTGAGCGGCTACATAGCCTACGGGGGCACAATCCGACGGTCAATCTGAGCTCAGTAATTCGCTACGTACGTCATAATGAGGAAATCACTGGAGTAATAATAGGTACCTGGGTGCGCTCCACCTCTGAATATCCCTATGCTGAAGAATTCTCAAATGAAGTTGAGCGCCAATATCACGTGCTTCTGGAGGCTGATATTAAGCTAGTCGATAACCTAAGACTATCAGAGACGGGGGTTTACTCTTATTATGGTGATCATGCAGAACCGTTTGCTGAATCGCCTTTCGATTCACAAACGGGTGTTTGTCGTCTGTATTGATATGAGTAGCCGACAGATCAAGCCTCAACACGCTTCCCGATCGCCATGTGATGTGTCGGGAAGCGTTACTCAGCCGCCCGAGGAGACCATCAGAATGAAGATAGTGCGGATGGTCAATAGTTATTGCCGGATAAATAAGGTAAGGCAACGGCAGGCCTGGCGTACCGTTTATAGTCGCCTGTATCAGCTCTACCATATAAGTATCCAGAATTATGGACGCTCCAAGCGAGAAAGTTGGCTAGATGTTGCAGAGCACTACGGCCACCTCGATAAAATATATGCTATTGTGAGTACAGAACTCAACTAATCAACCAATCAATAATGAATTTTCAAACGCTCCGACCCTTTGCGGTAGCCGCATTGTGGTTTGTACTGGCCGCCTGTAGTGTCCAGTGGGCAAGGTACCAGGTCGACAGCCGGAAGCGGTCGGGGCCTTCAACGCTCAAAAATCATGGAATCATCAAAACAGCAGCCCGCATACATTTCGACCCTTACCTTATTGAATCGCCAACTTGCCGACTGGCAAAACCTACTGACAGACTTTGAGGACCAACAGGCCCCTATAGATCAGATTAGGTATTGTGAGCGTCAGGTTGAACGACTCAAAGCAGAACTCAAAGTGATGAATAATTAACAAATGAATGGATATGAAGCCTCATCTATCGAAATCGGATATTAGCAGTTCGGCTGCACTGGCGTCTAAGCGAAGGGGCCGGATTTGCCCACTCACCCAGATTGATATTACCCATCAGCGTGCCGATTGTCGATTAGCTACTACAAGGACGCTACATAACCTATCCCAGGTCAACCCTAAGCAATTCAATGCATTGGTCGATAAGTTTCTAACACCTCAACGGGATCAGGAGTCTACATATGCCAAGAGTGCAGCAATATGTAGCCGTATTCGCAAGCTAATCAAACGTATAGGGAGCGTGGATAGATGATTTAAGGCGTGGCTGAAACGGAGATACAAATTTTCGCTTTCGACACCTATTCCGTCACCTTAATTTGTATCGTCTGTTTATATCTCTGATAATCAATAATTTGTGTCTCTAGGTTCAAGTTCGCTCGGAACCTCTCCTTACATAAAAAGGCTAACCCGTTATAGAGTAGTAAAACTCAAACTAAACGGATTAGCCTTTT
Proteins encoded in this region:
- the yidD gene encoding membrane protein insertion efficiency factor YidD, with translation MKEVSRTVKVNGIEAHLNLDPALQATVLRALTGTTPLDIEVDALSLPIKPYWLKLCIRLLKWYRLKLSPKLGQRCVYEPSCSRYSELAFRKHGFLKGVAFTTKRLHRCRPSNGGIDLP
- a CDS encoding NUMOD4 domain-containing protein produces the protein MNTVQMYTGKGNNAPYTPPTAKNGPQAPPTPDDRQEIIWKPFPGLENFFEVSNLATVRHCKTGTSVPLITTRDGQFMSLYHPVTGKYVSLQIHRAVATAFLPNPNSYSWVSRKDGDKRHNVVTNLEWIPKGSKKGKEVCRG